The Bombus pascuorum chromosome 11, iyBomPasc1.1, whole genome shotgun sequence genome includes the window AAAGATTATTGACAGAAGGAGTAAAGGTAGGCTTGCAGCATTAGGCAAggataaaggaaaatatacaGAAGACTCAACTGCAGCCATGGAAACTTCCTAAATTTAAGTCAGTTTCATttataaagttaaataaaaacattaatattagAATCTGTGTGTAATACTCCTTTTACTCATTTAATGCTCTTAGTCGTACACTAAAAggtattttagaatttaaataccttatttatatttataccatAAAATACAAGTATGAAAGTAAATGCTTGGTAAAAAATAAAGGTgcacatatttataaaattcttgttacatttatatatataaaaacaatcaTGTATTGCTATTGTCTGATATTTATACATTCTAGAAACTACATGTCGCAATATAAATTCTGTCCTTTCTAAAATACTACttcaatatataaattccttaattaatctaaaaattacagaaactCCTAATTTCCTAcatgtacaatatttatataaaatattttattcatcaaTATTTAAACACCTTTTTTTGAGTGATAGATTTTGCTTTGTTTGGAAGTGTCTCTTTCTTGAGATCATCTCATCTTTGATTTCATCAGAAGAATCAATATTGTGATTAGAACAATGATCTGAGAATTTTGCATGCGAgttttttgtaactttttcTCGTACTACGATTCTTGCTGTTGGTTTAATGTTTActgaaaagagaagagaaccaattaataaaagaagcatatttttttaataatattgatttaagtatttatcaatttacttATTACATACCTATTTTGTAAggtttttttcgttttctagTACCAAGAAAACAAGATacattatctatatttttatattcaactCTGTACTTTTGTTTTCCAAGTTTCAATGTTTTTTCTGTGAAAGCTATTTTACTCTGCAGTAACTGATTTTCAAGTAGCtagatataacaaaatataattttttcaataatatagtACATATTGGATTGGGCAATTATATCATGACATATCATACCTTAGATGGAATGTCTATAATAAAGACTTCATCATCTTCTTCTACATCTCTGAGCGTAAAGGAAGGCTTTGTTGTTTCAACcaataaattttccttttctataaATTCCTGTAACTTTAAGAGGgcaaagaataagaaaaaattaacaaaatatagagGTGTAatataagagaaaatagaaaaaataaaattcttatttgtaCATTGTATGGTCTACTTGTTGATTCCTTTTTCTCACACTGCatcatattttcaatttttaggtCCTTTTCACTTGATGCTTTCGTATGATTTTCTTTGTCAAAATTATGACttattgtacaatttaaaTCTGATTTATGTTGAACAGATTTATTACTagcaaataataattgtttagtATCTGGAGATGAATCTTCATTGGTGTTTGAacattgtttcaaaatattatcttcATCATCCAAGCAATAGTTAGTCTGTTCTGAAAAGTctgttttttgtatttttttatgaagctggattgaaatttcatggttAGGATGtacgttattattttcattacctAATATATCAGAAAATTCTGAGGAACGTTTGAATAACTTGTCTCTCATATTTTCAACATTGTAATTTCTATCATCATTCTCACTGGTACTAGAGTCACTGTCAACTAAATTTAATCTCCTTAATtgttgatatcgtttttcagtTATTGGAGAAGTACTGTCTTTCATTATCAACTTCATTTCCTTTACCTCAGGTTTTTCATCACAAAAATCATTTATGCTTAATTCTTCTGATTCAATATTTTCACTAACCACAGATATATCAcacattattttatactttttattaacaaCTTCTGTATGAGTAACTTTGGGTTGCAATTTATCTGTTTGTATCTTTTGTTTGCTTTTTACCTGATTTGtatctatattttcatttgcaagtaatattatatctttagaAGTATTAGATTTCGAGTTATCATCATCGTCTATTAAGTTATTTTTAGAGTTTACTATGGAAGAAGTATTTGatgtatcttcttcttcttctgtttgagttctatttttaaatttcttataatactTTTTTCCACGTTCTAAAATTTCTTCCTCCGTATCTTCATCGATACCTGAGTCTTTTAGTTGGTATGTGTTACCAATAACTGAGGGCATGTTCATAAATGTTTCTGTAATGTTTAGGTCTCTTTCTACCTGACTAGGACAATTTTGATCCACAGACATATTTTCACAATTAGTATcacaaatttcattaacattatataatgaaaatgacAACCTTTTCTGTGTTCTTATGTTAGAACTTTCAAgcattttataacaataatttttatctgatTGAAATTCTTTACTGATATTATTCACTGTAGGATCTGATTGTtctaatttatcattattatttgttacCTTTTGTACTGTAGTTGCATGGCATGTTATTTCAGTTGAATCTGAAGCTGTGTCACATACATCTTCAACAGTAGCagtatttatttcatctttcaCTGACACTTGATTTTCTAAAtcaacattttctttaacacaatctataaaatatttatgaggTGTGTTTGTCTTACTTTGTATATTACTTTGAACATTATCAGTCATTACAGAAAAAGCTTCTTCAGTATCATCATTATCacatgtaaatttatttgcatttatccCTTTTTTCAAAGAATGAGTTTTTTGAGATTTTCTTTTAACCTTTCGCCATCCTAAATTTATAGGTGACATACTTCTAGGTCTTTTTATGACtgtttttttagattttacaTCAGATATAAAATCATCTTCATTAGTCTCAGATTCTATTTCATAAGgatatcttttattcttttttaacgtctcttttacataatttgataaaGATACATcagatttgtataaaatactataatcatCTTCAGTGAAAGTGTCATTGCAATCTGTTTCACTGTCATCTGACATATTTCGAAGAACTGAAGTCTTCATTTGAATATATTGGCTATATGTCTTTATGCTTTGATACTGTTTAATTGCAGCATTCATAGCTTTATTTCTGCGACGTAATCTTCTACATGGTACCagtttatgtaataaagaGAAATCTATCATTCTGTTTGCAACTGTATTTGGTACTATATTCCATGTAATTTCGTCAGATTCCATAGTGTAGCTTTTCACTAACCTAATATCTGTAACATTAGAAAACactttttatagaatattaattacatttaaagaTAATCGATATCTCAAATTAATAGGTATAGAAAAATGATTACTTGAATTACAGTTTACAATAATACAGCCTAAAAAATGTATCACTTCACAAATAAAGCTGACACGCAAGTACAACCCAATGAAATGAATTAGATTTTAGAGGTTAGGAAACTTTATGCACATGtaacatgtatatatgtatacatacaatttAAAACTCCATGTTacctttttaacattttttttagtgaattcataCTATtcctttatatataatatttaattaaaaacagttTTCTAGCCTTTCAAAAACTATACGTAAAACACATTTTCAATCGTTGCGATAAAAGtgatcaaaaatatatttatacatcagtcaatcgtaaaattaaataaaaaggtagacaaatttagaatataattattaaaattaatatgagCTTTCATAAAACATCTAGAATTTAgcgaaatacattttttaactgATATCAatcacaatttattttatatacgtttttcaaaaatacaaGGTGACTCCGTAATTTATGGCGCATTTGGGACCAAGGAGATTCTATGGctcaaaataaaacgaatataaaaagtaaaattacgtTAGAAACCTCTTTTCGAAtcaagtttaaaaatttgcgAAGTATACCTACATTTGCTTAATTCATGGCTAGACAGAAGTAGATAATCGATAAGAGGTTATTCCACGTGCGAAATTAAGTCGAGAAtgtagaatacaattttttgatCCTCTGAAGCctcattttcgagaaaatcgaatttgaaaatttgtctaGTACGCGTGTACTCggttaattttttactattacatacattCACGTATACATGAATGAGTATGAAAATTGAATGGATCACACATGACGAAATGGaattgaatttaaagaaaaaaatgaataataaagaaagttCATTTTACTTTGCATaacagttttttatttttattatcggcatataaaagtggaaagaaaacgctatcaaaattatttgggAGGCTTACAGGGTTTTAACACCAATAGAATTTTTGTTCTACGAAAATAGGATTCCatacgaagaaagaaagtgtTTCGTTATGAAATTTCTAGTAGAATGTGCATTTGTATACCGGAAGTGTATGGATCGATGAATATAGGTACAAACAATGatgtaaatgaaagaaaagtgGAGGGAGTGAAAGGAtagaagtaaaagaaaaaaaataatgagaTTGCCAAAACATTTTATAGTTATTCGTGTGTTCAGATGTATGAGATAAATACTAGTACATATTTCAATGGTAATAACAAAGATAGGATGTTATATACAcaagtaaaaaaattttgaaaaattctgttttaaaGTTTAGTGATGCAGTAAGTAATAGAGTGTGAGAGAAAGAGGTGCAAAAGCGCAGAAAGAACGCCGTCACGAACCGCAAGCGTAAACGGTCGAAAACCGATTTCAAATAGAAATTGATTATAGATCCTCTATAGATGATTAGTTAGAGTCGATCGAgtgatagaataaaaaaatcattcaactttcatattttcacttattctttaaaagaattaaaagaaactgaTGGAATTCAGGGAAAGATGATTCGGGAGTTTTTTTGGATCGTGAAAGTGTTAGGTGAACGATAGTCTTTGATTGACAAATTAGaaagataaattgaaatttgtatgaattgatgaaaagaaaatctaAGAATGCAccaaaacagaaaaaagaaaaagcgagTGAATTACGGTGTAAGGGCAGTCGAGGTATTGCGTGGAATGAAGGGATTTGGCTTTACGATCTCGGGACAACAACCTTGCATATTGAGCTGTATCGTTCCAGGAAGTCCAGCGGATATCGCTGGATTACGAGCCGGCGATTATTTAGTATCTGTTAATGGCCACAATGTTAGCAAACTGCCCCATGACGATGTTGTGCAATTAATTGGTCGTTCAAAGGGTATTTTAAAGTTGCAAATAGCTGAAAATTATTACTCTGATTCCTCTGACGAAGAAGGTGTAACAGCAGTACGTTGCAAGCccaaatatattcataaaccTCGTGCAAGTAATATGGGAGCACTACAATTACAATGTAGAGTTGCAAAAGTTGTGCGAGATTTACAAAGTGGTGCTATGTTTGATGTAGCAGGAAAAACACCACCTGAATTGCAAAGCCATGGAACTTACTGTAATTTACATTATCATTGGGATATGTCTAGTCCTcttccaccaccaccaccgccaGCATCTCATAAAAGAGATTCTGAGAAAATAGTGCATAGAACAGTTGTTGGTTACCTCGGAACTATAGACATTCCAAATCAATTGCATCCATCTTGTATGATGCAGGTAATTTTGATAACACTATCATTAATATCTCTTAATTCTGTGTAAACACTAAGTTATCCTTGAATCTGATCTAATATGATttcattaattcatatttatttttctaggTATTGAGAAAATGCATCAAACGGTTGAAAGCTGAGAAAAGAAATCCAACCACAGTATTGTTAACAATACATGTAGCAAATATAAAACTCACCAATTCAGAAAATCGTGTTATAGCAGAATATCCATcctatagaataatattttgtaattcctTTTCTGAACAagataaacaatattttggGATATTAACTAAATCTgttaaagataaagaaaatattgtttccaATTCCTGCCATGTTTTTACaatatactataaattaattgatcATATAGTACATTCTAGTGTGTGCAATATATTTGGTTTTACATGCACCAAAACTTCTGAACTAAATGTATGTCAGGAATTTCCAGACAGTTGCAATGGTCTGATTGGTGCTATACAAACTTTGTACATATCAGATTCAACAGCTACTGACACAAATCCATATAATGAGATGAGGAGACATCAAGAAACTGCTTCTCCGCAACCAAGCAATATAAGTACATCAACAGCTCATTCGAGTAATAGTGATTCTGGAATTGGCTATAAGGATGATTGTACAAGTCGatcagataaaaatattgtacaaaatattcctCGAAGAAGATGTCCAACTTTGGAATATAGGGTATGTTGATTAAAATGCTCATAGCAGTTAACTCAGTTAATATTAAATGGATTGTGGGATTTAGATTGTAATAACactattctataatatttgttacttagttagtaaatatatattcaaatgtATGTAGtcctttttttgttatttaaaatataaagtttttcATGGATACACCTGTTACATTTTGTCATTCTATCTATCTGagttctaaaaaaattttaatgattgTAATATGGGTATTATTCAATCCATTAtggttataaaaaaaatacttaaaatatatGGTAGAGtttgaactatttttataactaTTCTAAATTGAACAGTTTTCATtttacttaataaataaagatctGCTTCTAATTAACATGATATGTGTTTAGGATGCGTGTGAATATTCGTCGAGATCGTACGGTAACGAAGCTGTAGATTTGAGGCTAACGGTACGAGCTGTATCGAAAACATGTTGgaacgaaacaaataaattgtgcaAAGATAGTCTGGAATTGCCTCGTGAAAATGTGATGTTTAATGATTTTTGCAATGGCATAAGTACGTGTTCGGAAGCGATAGAAAATTCCGACATGAATTCCGACATGAATTCCGATATACAAAAGGGGACGAAGAGGGGGGACTTGCCCACCTGTCCATTGCCATCTGCTTCAACAGTTAAGCAGGGGTTGCTTAGTTCGTCCGTTGGCTCTCTTGTGTCCGTTTGCACCACCGCAATGCTGCACGGTTTAAAAGATCCTGTTGAGACGCCCGGTGATGCCGCGATTAATTCGCAATCACAATTGTTGGGACTTACGAGACTAGCAGAATCAAAAGAAATCGACGTACCAGACAAGTTTAGCCCGAAAGTTTTTTCTGGTATTTCCAAATCTTTAGTGCATAGTTTTGAAGACCTTAATACAAGCATGGATTACGTTCGACCACTGTGCCAAACTTATTCAGATAAATCGGATAATTCACGTCCTTGGGGAAGCTtgcaagaaattagaaacgtTGGGAGCTGTGCGCAGAATATCTGTCTGGtaagatttatatttgttatttccaATACTTACTTTTGGTAACGCGGTCTACAATGTGGGGGATTCGGGATCAGATCGTGTTTGGGGCCCTGTTTGGGGTTTTCAAAAAATCTAAGAAAGTTAATGGATacttattataacatttctattataatatcCAATAAGTtttaaaatggaatatttatcTCAAATATCGGGTCCGATATTGTTCTCATTGGGGGCATAAACGTCTCACGTTATACACGAAAGATTAATTGGTTCTTAAATGAGTTATCAATTTACAATTTGAGATTATTGCAATAAATGgaatacaaatgaaaaaggagagagaaatttaaatatttgcattaaatgaaagaataatGCCTGAAATTGCAAAtagggaaaaagaaatatgagaACAGAGGGGAAGCACGAGTAAATGAGTGAGTTCTATGAATAAGTGAGCGAGATAATACACGAGTATGAGAGTATGTGTGAGCGAGTGAGCgagcgaaagaagaagaaaaaaagaaagaatggtGGGAATTAGAGTATCATATTTCGGTTCGatagttttacaatttttggataaaataagaaaaataattttacgaaagaaaTCGAATAAGTAAATAGAAGtagcaaagaaatatttagtatgAATAAATGAAGGTACCGACGGATAAACCGACCGACCGACTGAGCTTGAAACTTGGAAaggagagggaaagagaaagagaaggaaatgaAGTACGAGCGAATATACCCGTAGCGGTAGTGCACATGAGAGTGACATATTACACACAAAATGAACGTGACGCTGTCGTGCAATAGTTACAATGTTGATTAGTATAGAATCATggttgaattaattatttagaaaaattgattGAATAATCGTTCATGTAAATTATCGGTTCGATTGTAAGAAATCGATCGGTCGATCGTGTCGGTTCTGTCGGTGTACGTCGTGTTCGGCTGACCATTGGATTGAACAGACACCGTGTGTGGAATCATAATTGTCAACGGGTGCATCGCTGCAGTTGGGCGGAGCCCTTATTATTACGAGCATACCGCGATCTTGTTTTGATAGTTAATaccaaagaaaattatttcctggactgtattatgtttatataagtatttttatatttccttcgATAAATGGGATCGTTACGCGTGTACACGAAGGAATACGATCTTCGATCACGACATGGATACCGTGGTGAAATCGGTATGTACGACACGGTCaatattttatggaattaCTAGGAGATCATCTAATGGATTCTAGTTCgacgttctttattttttcaaagttaaTCAGTTGTTTACATTAAAGAAGTGACAAAGTGAAATCGAAGAGCATTCTCgctattgttattttataaatcagaacagaaaatgaaattttaatgatttgATCTATGATCAATAGTCGACAACGTCAAATCGATATATTACGTcgatacgttatactgttacaCCGATACGTATTGTTATCgttctaataattaaaattaattatgatttCGCGCCCTCTTCaatctttttacaattatattttccttaatTCTATTTCAATCATTTGTGATTATGATGTACTTGTTCAAATCTTATCAATGattgatatatattaaataagtgACTCAGATATTTATGGTTGCATATTTTTGTTGTCGGGAATGTTACGAAACAGGGAGGAAATAGATTTATTAAGAATTAGttattattacgtacaattataagtatttttcgtttttacgtTAGCTTTTCTTGTTtagtatattttgttacataGAAGTATACAAACAtaagatataattattctctctctttttacttttgaattcataattataaatatttaacattcttAAAACGACTTATATACAGTTGCTTAATTATAGCTGTAGTACAATGGATTAGATTGACTATTATACGAATTCGAGTTAATGTATAAAAGACCATGAAGTTCTATTGGCaagtaaattaaatgttatataataacaattattaaagaCCGTATAGAGTTAATGATTATATCTATTTCATAccttttttttgttccttgatttattcttataatatttgtaatatttgttatatttgcaatacttgtatataataatcgtaatattCGTAACGTTCGTATAAGGCTGAAGGCGCACGCGCTTGGTCGTTTCCCCTATGACTCGTTTAATCCCATTTAACGACgttatcaataaaatataattttttttaatgcttCTTTCACACAGCACGGTAGTACACAATTATGCGATAAGAATACCGATTGTAAAAACATACATGCATGGGCCAAtggttttgaaaaattactaGAAGATCCAAAAGGTTTACAAACATTCGCggtaagaataaaattttattttcactaaataaataaacattgcgtatttttctaataccttttttcttttcataatttaggaatttctaaaaaaagaatttagcCATGAAAATATCTACTTTTGGGCTGCTTGTGAGAGATACAAAGATACTAAAGATGTTACTACAAGACGTAAGTTGGCAAATCAAATTTACCAACGTCATTTGTCCACTACAGCAGCTGAACCTGTAAATGTTGATAGCCATGCAACTGGCCAAATAACGCAAGAACTTCTTAGTGAAGCACCTGCTGACCTTTTCTTACAGGTGTTCATGacatgtttttttatttttctgttcaATTCTACAACTGTGTTTATTACcattattaacattatattaGTTGTTctttattaatagaaatcgttagtttgtattttattttcaggcTCAAAAACAGGTTTTTAATCTAATGAAGTTTGATAGTTATCCGAGATTTTTAAGATCTGATTTATATCGTCGTTGTGTAGAAACAGGAAATTCCATAACTGGAGTAGAAGATTGTGATTTAAATCTTACCAGTTCTCCTAGTGTAAAGCTAAAGAAGAGTCACTCAGATGCAGAAGATCGATGTAGAAAATCTATTCTTCCATGGAATAGAAAAAACAGGTACTgataataaatagtatttaataaatattaattgaaaacaaGTGTTATCAGTGTATATTCGTCAtagtaatgtctttttagatCTAAATCAAAAGATCGTGGGGAATCTGAATATAATAAAGGCCCTAATAGAAATGAGACCATATATAAGAGCTTTACAACTATGAAAAGAGAAGCAGAAGGTAATAACAACGACGACAGTATTTCTATATCTAGCAGCAGGTCTTCATTAGCATCATGGGATTTGGCATTAAGACAATCATTCCACAAACATGTAAgtattcttcctttttcttttacattgtgattaaaaataaacttaGAAACTATTTTGTTTGGTAAAGCAATTATATCGAAGGCAAGTATAACCATTGTATGTGTTAGTTTTACTTGTAATGCAAGTGTGTAGTAGATATTTTGGTATTGCAACTATGCGCAGATGTTTGTTGAAAGCTAATGTTAGTGTTATTAAGCACACATTTAATTTCGAATCTACAAAGTTGTTGTATGTATAACTTGTAGTCTTTATCGTCCTACGAAGGACAGtcaaatgaaacgaaagaagttCGTGCCAAATGTACCGGGTTATGTCGGGTAATATTACCCGATGGATCGACTACGGTTGTGCCAACTAGCCAAATGGAGAGTATTAAAGATGTGGTTACGCGCCTCCTTGATAAAAGAGCTCTTCGATATTCTAACTATGACGTTCTAATCCTTGCTACAGATGAGGTTTGTGAtctcttgtatttatttaatgcatCTTTTAAGATTATCGCtcaaaactaataaaataatttgttgacGTTAAACATGCTATTTATAGGACGTGCTTCTTTCTTGCACATAGTCTGATTGAATGAAATGATAAGGTTGAATGGTATAACGATTGTAGGAGATTATTGTTTTATGAGAATTGTTATGCATGCATTTCTGGCGTAGCTTTTGTAGTTGGGCACATTTGCATTAAACTTgatgtaaaatatacgtattttatgTATGCCGTACACGCATAATTTATAATCTAGTATAAACAATCCAATCGAAACGAACATTCGTTGTACTTGTTATTACCTATACAGTATTAATAtctgaaaatgataaaaaatttcttgtgTTTTCAGACCATAGATACAAAATATCCATCATCGGTACTGGCTGGTCAAGAAGTGGAAGTTGTACCaacgaaaatattaaaagtcgATTTACCTTCCCGTCGAGTGATAACTGTGATTGCACATAAAGGCAGAACTCTTAAAGATGTACTAAGGCCACTTCTAAATAAGTATGgttttaatttagaaactaTTACTGTATGGAGTGAAAACCACCGTGTTTGTACGGATGTACAGGCTATTGATGCTCCTGCAAGGCTAATTTTGACTAACATAAAGGATCAaggtaataaaaatgttggaatataataagttataagaaattggtaaaaaattaactgttgaaataatttgaGGGGAAACATTTTTGTAGATCCACAGAAAGAATTGAACACAGTTAAATACACTCATGATGGATCAAATTCTCAATCCACTCTAGACGAAATCACAAATAGAGTATTTGAAGAGCTTTTGGTGGGCAAAGGCGCGAGTAAATATCATTACAATGATGGTTCATGTAAGgtaagaaatgaatttatttatctaaataattatctgaaaaaattaattgctttttatttatgggttcttttattttctgggATATAGTCTGACGATCAACGTTCTGAGGGTTCCTCTATCTTGCCAAGtaaattttttcttcgagATTCTACAATGCatggaaaaaagaaggtaTGGTAGATGcctgttattttatatgtcTACTTACATTCAGTGTACATGTTACTTTTGAAGAGCGATTTTTATATatccatatattttaatgttaaagGGAGGGAAGCCTAAATGtaatatgaatgaaaaaagCAACGTGAACGATTATGTTTCCGAAGAAACTGCCAAATCTCATCCTCCTTTAATAGCAAAATGGCGGAACGGGGTAAAACTGCAATTACCGGGAAAATTCGACGGCGAAggtaaattatatatcatagTACGTGAATAGTATTGCTAATAATACAATTAGAAATATCTGCGATTCTTTATTCAAGTATAggatgatatttatatttatatttatagatttatacgAAGGTTTAAAACGGGCACAAAGATCTAGATTAGAAGATCAGAGAGGCACAGAGATCAATTTTGAATTGCCAGACTTTTTAAAGgtaaacaaaaaacgaaacttATATGTTCTGGggtataataatacgtatttttttaatggtaccaaacattttcataaaGCATATTGTCAGTTATCGTAGTAacgtttttaaatacatttcatttttgaaatttttattatgcgtTGCGTTTCGACCCTTAAAGCTATGAAATTACTGATCAGAACAAGGAAAATGGTAAGCCGACGGATCGCAACAAAGTTCGAAGACCTAGGATAATATCTACCAATTGCGAAGCAAATGCCAAGTTTTACAGTTCGATTCACGAACGACAAAACTGTGGCGGACATGATCAAAATacgacaacaacaacaacaacacctATAACAACATCAACCGCAACgacgacgttggcttcagcaAA containing:
- the LOC132911792 gene encoding uncharacterized protein LOC132911792 isoform X3; protein product: MHQNRKKKKRVNYGVRAVEVLRGMKGFGFTISGQQPCILSCIVPGSPADIAGLRAGDYLVSVNGHNVSKLPHDDVVQLIGRSKGILKLQIAENYYSDSSDEEGVTAVRCKPKYIHKPRASNMGALQLQCRVAKVVRDLQSGAMFDVAGKTPPELQSHGTYCNLHYHWDMSSPLPPPPPPASHKRDSEKIVHRTVVGYLGTIDIPNQLHPSCMMQVLRKCIKRLKAEKRNPTTVLLTIHVANIKLTNSENRVIAEYPSYRIIFCNSFSEQDKQYFGILTKSVKDKENIVSNSCHVFTIYYKLIDHIVHSSVCNIFGFTCTKTSELNVCQEFPDSCNGLIGAIQTLYISDSTATDTNPYNEMRRHQETASPQPSNISTSTAHSSNSDSGIGYKDDCTSRSDKNIVQNIPRRRCPTLEYRDACEYSSRSYGNEAVDLRLTVRAVSKTCWNETNKLCKDSLELPRENVMFNDFCNGISTCSEAIENSDMNSDMNSDIQKGTKRGDLPTCPLPSASTVKQGLLSSSVGSLVSVCTTAMLHGLKDPVETPGDAAINSQSQLLGLTRLAESKEIDVPDKFSPKVFSGISKSLVHSFEDLNTSMDYVRPLCQTYSDKSDNSRPWGSLQEIRNVGSCAQNICLHGSTQLCDKNTDCKNIHAWANGFEKLLEDPKGLQTFAEFLKKEFSHENIYFWAACERYKDTKDVTTRRKLANQIYQRHLSTTAAEPVNVDSHATGQITQELLSEAPADLFLQFVFYFQAQKQVFNLMKFDSYPRFLRSDLYRRCVETGNSITGVEDCDLNLTSSPSVKLKKSHSDAEDRCRKSILPWNRKNRSKSKDRGESEYNKGPNRNETIYKSFTTMKREAEGNNNDDSISISSSRSSLASWDLALRQSFHKHTIDTKYPSSVLAGQEVEVVPTKILKVDLPSRRVITVIAHKGRTLKDVLRPLLNKYGFNLETITVWSENHRVCTDVQAIDAPARLILTNIKDQDPQKELNTVKYTHDGSNSQSTLDEITNRVFEELLVGKGASKYHYNDGSCKSDDQRSEGSSILPSKFFLRDSTMHGKKKGGKPKCNMNEKSNVNDYVSEETAKSHPPLIAKWRNGVKLQLPGKFDGEDLYEGLKRAQRSRLEDQRGTEINFELPDFLKNKENGKPTDRNKVRRPRIISTNCEANAKFYSSIHERQNCGGHDQNTTTTTTTPITTSTATTTLASAKNGDLDKRFHVLATGKELQNLDHCEQSSYSNNKRLFKDVFNNRDTSNGVVKPKPKVRRLIGMATRRFSYPEPVSPSTDKENNSPHGTSPQKVVGTRKTRHPLEDCDPNSQDSGYGASFIEREEKSRRDRFRFAEPLAVAPRRMSVESRSPMESPVRSSPHRARIARCSLFRSFSSGYESMDDGFNDLVDTENLDDATQLPNGISTLLCGNIVGAEIANTPTNPDSSNQSTPEYSRTYCGTGRTFRRSLSLQYEKENQKTSSLSKVRSCLFRSPNANSSTKTLDFDDGSPLATTIPVARRRRITEIINENTDADTFNLPFARGSKRSEPLMNESPRLVKKSRRSRNFFEVVKDCSSSEAMMFEMPKCRSLQKSLSTSGIETAAVIETISTEMEIEMKMETDIEMETEPEIGAEVEVSSELDAHAHIKSAIHRSVTDTDLTGDFSKPCILPLAVGHHEDLKSISVDTLAALIRGEFNDRINSFEIVDCRYPYEFDAGHIQGALNLYSKDLIEQSLLDPLQNTPEIEPDTSKRNILVFHCEFSWERGPNLSRFLRNLDRQRNKEYYPALYYPEVYLLHGGYEQFYKEQKELCSPQGYRPMRHPDHQDDLKQFRSKSKSWQGERLRFSGCATRSNLKRLGF